Within the Arsenophonus apicola genome, the region TGGGATTAATTTTTTAAATGGATTTTTAAGTTAATTAACAGTCAACCATTGCACAATAGTGTCACTACCGCTAGCATCACTAGGATTAACGTAATCTATTCATTCAGGTGCAACATGAACAAAACAGAACTCATCAACAAAGTGAGTGAAAAATCAGGATTAGCCAAGAAGGATGCAGAGAAGGTGGTTAATGCTTTCGCAGAAACCATCACCGAGTCTTTAAAATCCGGTAACAGCGTACAGCTAGTTGGCTTTGGTATCTTTCAGGTTAAGACTCGAGCGGCAAGAGAAGGCCGCCATCCGCAAACAGGCAAGGCAATTAAAATTGCTGCTTCGAATATACCGAGTTTTAAAGCAGGTCAAAAGTTAAAAGATGCAGTTAATTAAAATTAAGAAGTATGA harbors:
- a CDS encoding HU family DNA-binding protein, whose amino-acid sequence is MNKTELINKVSEKSGLAKKDAEKVVNAFAETITESLKSGNSVQLVGFGIFQVKTRAAREGRHPQTGKAIKIAASNIPSFKAGQKLKDAVN